From Chromohalobacter canadensis, one genomic window encodes:
- a CDS encoding cytochrome ubiquinol oxidase subunit I: MALDPILLSRLQFAFVVSFHAIFPVFTIGLASYIAVLQGLYVSTGNRVWDRLGLFWTKVFAVVFGMGVVSGIVMAFQFGTNWSNFAQMAANFIGPMLSYEVVTAFFLEAGFLGVLLFGRHRVSPAVHFFAALMVAVGTFISAFWILATNSWMQTPDGYEIREGVIHVTSWVDAIFNASFPYRFTHMALAAFLTGGFVVTGVSAWFLLRGRDVDAHKRALSMTLWLLLFLAPLQAFVGDEHGLNTLEHQPMKIAAMEGNWETESNVPLLLFALPDRDLQANRVEIGIPNGASLILRHDPDGVVPGLDQIDRAQQPPVWITFYSFRVMVALGLLMIAFAVAGLVLRKGGRVYRSRWFLRGLQGMSLAPFVAVVAGWVVTETGRSPWLIYGVLDYADAITPSLSGGMVLFTLLGYIAVYAVIFIAGVYYLCKVINQGLDEDDDTEELDSHDRPARPMSAAHVPFDDARDDRAPNRS, from the coding sequence ATGGCGCTAGATCCGATTCTCCTGTCGCGATTGCAGTTTGCATTCGTGGTTTCTTTTCATGCCATCTTCCCGGTCTTCACGATCGGGCTTGCCTCCTATATCGCGGTGCTGCAGGGCCTTTACGTGTCCACGGGCAATCGCGTCTGGGATCGCCTCGGTCTGTTCTGGACCAAGGTCTTCGCCGTGGTCTTTGGCATGGGCGTGGTGTCCGGCATCGTGATGGCATTCCAGTTCGGGACCAACTGGAGCAACTTCGCGCAGATGGCGGCGAACTTCATTGGTCCGATGCTGAGTTACGAGGTGGTCACGGCGTTCTTCCTCGAAGCTGGCTTCCTGGGCGTATTGCTGTTCGGCCGGCATCGTGTCTCGCCGGCGGTGCACTTTTTTGCCGCGCTGATGGTCGCCGTGGGCACCTTCATCTCGGCGTTCTGGATCCTCGCCACCAACAGTTGGATGCAGACCCCCGACGGCTATGAGATCCGCGAGGGTGTGATCCATGTGACCTCTTGGGTCGATGCAATCTTCAACGCGTCCTTCCCGTACCGCTTCACACACATGGCCTTGGCTGCGTTCTTGACCGGTGGCTTCGTGGTGACCGGGGTCAGTGCCTGGTTCTTGCTGCGTGGTCGTGATGTCGATGCCCACAAGCGTGCGCTGTCGATGACGCTATGGCTGTTGCTGTTTCTGGCCCCGCTGCAAGCCTTCGTCGGTGATGAGCACGGCCTGAATACGCTGGAACACCAGCCGATGAAAATCGCTGCCATGGAGGGTAACTGGGAAACCGAGTCGAACGTGCCGCTGTTGCTGTTCGCGTTGCCGGATCGGGATCTGCAGGCCAACCGCGTCGAGATCGGCATTCCCAATGGCGCCAGTCTTATCCTGCGCCACGACCCAGACGGTGTTGTCCCCGGGCTCGATCAAATCGACCGCGCACAACAGCCGCCGGTATGGATCACCTTCTATAGCTTCCGCGTGATGGTGGCATTAGGGCTCTTGATGATCGCCTTCGCCGTTGCCGGGTTGGTGCTACGCAAGGGCGGGCGCGTGTATCGCAGTCGCTGGTTCTTGCGTGGACTGCAGGGCATGAGCCTGGCGCCGTTCGTAGCGGTAGTCGCGGGCTGGGTCGTGACCGAAACCGGACGCTCGCCGTGGCTGATCTACGGCGTACTCGACTACGCCGATGCCATCACGCCCTCGTTGAGCGGTGGCATGGTGCTGTTCACGTTGCTGGGCTATATCGCCGTCTATGCCGTGATCTTCATCGCCGGTGTCTATTACCTGTGCAAGGTGATCAACCAGGGCCTTGACGAAGACGACGACACAGAGGAGTTGGATAGCCACGACCGTCCGGCGAGACCCATGTCCGCCGCTCACGTGCCCTTCGATGATGCGCGCGACGACCGCGCCCCGAACAGGAGCTAA
- the cydD gene encoding thiol reductant ABC exporter subunit CydD: MSRSQAQTPARASRQWLAAQSREVRGWLSLAIAAGVVGGLATLAQLGLMAWLISAVVVHDVPLVTLWPYAAALAGAVIVRGLAQWLQETSGLEAGLRVKARVRAQVLDQLAALGPVHLAERHSAGSTAQLVDQVEALEGYIARYVPQATLAVVLPLIFLGVAFSLDWLAASFFLIAAPLIPLFMALIGMGAQRLNEQQFQAMTRLAGHFLDRVRGLTTLQMFGRTRQATEEVTAVADDYRRRNMKTLRVAFLSSAVLEFFASVSIAVIAIYIGFGLLGYIQFGPADQLTLFSGLFLLFMAPDFFQPLRLLAQHYHDRASALGAAEGLRTLLSQTPPQGPRMESLDSELDDTLPLRARLTDVSVAHAGRGRVLGPLDLDIADGEVVALVGPSGTGKSTLLQVLAGFVDAEAGEVALRTETRVAWLDQRPFLMQGTLAENLRLVAPDASDDQLREALTAAQLGDLLNVLPEGLDTSLGERGLGLSGGQASRLALARVFLSDAPLVLLDEPTASLDPDSEQRVIEGLTQLAAQGRTLVIATHHPAVMGMADRVLRLEAGQLHSQDVPASSEALS, translated from the coding sequence GTGTCTCGATCTCAAGCACAAACCCCGGCGCGTGCATCGCGCCAATGGCTAGCCGCGCAATCCCGTGAGGTGCGCGGCTGGTTGAGCCTCGCCATCGCCGCCGGTGTCGTCGGCGGGCTCGCGACACTCGCGCAACTGGGACTGATGGCATGGTTGATCAGTGCGGTCGTGGTCCACGATGTGCCCTTGGTGACGCTGTGGCCCTATGCGGCGGCGTTGGCGGGAGCAGTGATCGTACGCGGGCTGGCGCAGTGGCTTCAGGAAACCAGTGGTCTGGAAGCCGGGTTGCGCGTCAAGGCACGCGTGCGCGCTCAGGTGCTCGATCAACTCGCGGCGCTGGGGCCGGTGCATCTCGCCGAGCGACATAGTGCCGGCAGTACCGCGCAGTTGGTCGATCAGGTCGAGGCGCTGGAAGGCTATATCGCGCGTTACGTGCCCCAGGCCACGCTGGCGGTGGTGCTGCCGCTGATCTTTCTCGGCGTGGCGTTTTCGCTGGACTGGCTGGCAGCGTCGTTCTTCCTGATTGCGGCGCCGCTGATTCCGCTTTTCATGGCGCTGATCGGCATGGGCGCCCAGCGCCTCAACGAGCAGCAGTTCCAGGCCATGACGCGTCTCGCAGGACATTTCCTCGACCGCGTGCGCGGGCTGACCACCTTGCAGATGTTTGGGCGCACCCGTCAGGCCACCGAGGAGGTCACGGCGGTGGCCGACGACTACCGGCGGCGCAACATGAAAACGCTACGCGTGGCGTTTCTCTCCTCGGCGGTGCTGGAGTTCTTCGCCTCGGTGTCGATTGCGGTGATCGCCATCTACATCGGCTTTGGGTTGTTGGGCTATATCCAGTTCGGCCCTGCCGATCAACTGACACTGTTCAGCGGTTTGTTCTTGCTGTTCATGGCACCGGACTTCTTCCAGCCGCTGCGCTTGCTGGCCCAGCATTATCATGACCGCGCCAGTGCTCTGGGGGCTGCCGAGGGCTTGCGCACATTGTTGTCGCAGACGCCACCACAGGGTCCGCGAATGGAGTCTCTAGACAGTGAGCTCGACGACACGCTGCCACTGCGGGCGCGCCTGACCGATGTCAGTGTGGCGCATGCCGGACGCGGCCGGGTGCTGGGGCCGCTCGATCTCGATATCGCCGATGGCGAGGTGGTGGCGCTGGTCGGGCCCTCGGGCACCGGCAAGTCGACGTTGCTACAGGTGCTCGCCGGCTTCGTCGATGCCGAGGCGGGCGAAGTTGCGTTGCGTACGGAGACACGCGTGGCCTGGCTCGATCAACGTCCGTTCTTGATGCAGGGCACGCTGGCCGAGAATTTGCGCCTGGTCGCGCCCGATGCCAGTGACGACCAGTTGCGCGAGGCGCTGACCGCGGCACAGCTCGGTGACTTGCTGAACGTTTTGCCGGAAGGGCTCGACACGTCGCTCGGGGAGCGCGGCCTGGGGCTTTCCGGCGGGCAGGCCAGCCGCCTGGCGCTGGCCCGAGTGTTTCTCAGTGATGCACCCCTGGTGCTGCTCGACGAACCCACGGCCAGCCTCGACCCCGACAGCGAGCAACGCGTGATCGAGGGGCTGACGCAACTGGCCGCACAAGGCCGCACCCTGGTCATCGCCACACACCATCCCGCCGTGATGGGCATGGCCGACCGTGTGCTGCGTCTCGAGGCGGGGCAGCTGCATTCACAGGATGTGCCGGCATCGTCGGAGGCCTTGTCATGA
- the cydC gene encoding thiol reductant ABC exporter subunit CydC: MKGSTSMKGATIKALGPWLRLMGERRIRLLVGALLMLATLLFAIGLLTLSGWFITATALTGMTLAAGGAATIDVFTPGSGIRFFAVGRTAARYAERLYNHDTVLRLLADIRGRTFAGLSRLSGRELARYRAGEWLNRLTADIDALDNLYLRLLAPPLVGLLAILVVSGILALAMPTLGGVLLAIMLPLWVIVTLGMAVAGSGPSARRVETLERLRVRALEHLQGLAELRTFGVLGAHRARVEREQRTLLDDQRRLGRRAALGSALVTLTVQGAAVAILCLALLAFAAGKLSAPVASMLPLAVLALNEGLAMLPGAFVQLGATRTAASRLNAEAAPASDEGEGSLADEAEGSPVSADAPSITFEAVTLRYPGMGTTPALEDVNLHVAAGERFAVLGPSGSGKSSLAQLVVHAFDPDAGSVQLAGQDLRSLASQALRSRLAYLTQHTELFHASLRDNLQLGLPVDHDLEEAAVERALLQALWIVDLDGWARELPHGLETWVGEAGRQLSGGQARRVALARVILRDAPLVLLDEPLAGLDAATAATVAERLDTWLDGRTVVMFAHRRDALPRCDRALVL, encoded by the coding sequence ATGAAGGGGTCTACTAGCATGAAGGGGGCTACGATAAAGGCGCTAGGCCCTTGGTTGCGCCTGATGGGCGAGCGACGCATCCGCTTGCTGGTCGGGGCGTTGCTGATGCTGGCGACGCTGCTGTTCGCAATCGGGCTGCTGACGCTGTCGGGGTGGTTCATCACCGCGACCGCGCTGACCGGGATGACACTCGCGGCGGGCGGAGCGGCGACGATCGATGTCTTCACGCCGGGTAGCGGCATTCGCTTCTTTGCCGTGGGACGCACCGCCGCGCGTTACGCCGAGCGCCTTTATAACCACGACACCGTGCTGCGCCTGCTGGCGGATATTCGCGGGCGTACCTTTGCCGGCTTGTCACGGCTATCGGGCCGTGAATTGGCGCGTTACCGCGCCGGCGAATGGCTCAACCGGCTGACCGCCGATATCGACGCGCTCGACAATCTCTATCTGCGCCTGCTGGCGCCGCCGTTGGTGGGACTGCTGGCGATTCTCGTCGTAAGCGGCATCCTGGCGCTGGCGATGCCTACGCTCGGCGGCGTGCTGCTGGCGATCATGCTGCCGTTATGGGTGATCGTCACGCTGGGCATGGCGGTGGCGGGAAGTGGTCCTAGCGCACGACGCGTCGAGACGCTGGAACGCCTGCGTGTCCGAGCCCTGGAGCATCTACAGGGCCTGGCCGAGCTGCGTACCTTCGGCGTACTCGGTGCCCACCGAGCGAGAGTGGAACGCGAGCAACGGACGTTGCTCGACGATCAGCGGCGTCTGGGCCGCCGTGCCGCGCTGGGCAGTGCGCTGGTTACCTTGACCGTGCAAGGCGCCGCCGTGGCGATACTCTGCTTGGCGCTGCTTGCATTCGCCGCGGGCAAGCTTTCGGCGCCGGTGGCGAGCATGTTGCCACTGGCGGTGCTGGCGCTGAATGAAGGGCTCGCCATGCTGCCGGGCGCCTTCGTGCAATTGGGAGCCACGCGCACGGCTGCCTCGCGGCTCAATGCCGAGGCGGCGCCTGCGAGTGATGAAGGCGAGGGTTCTCTAGCTGACGAAGCTGAGGGCTCCCCGGTGAGCGCCGACGCGCCTTCGATCACCTTCGAGGCGGTGACGCTGCGTTATCCGGGCATGGGCACCACGCCCGCGCTGGAAGACGTCAACCTGCACGTGGCTGCCGGCGAGCGTTTCGCCGTGCTGGGCCCCTCGGGTAGCGGCAAGTCGAGCCTTGCCCAGCTCGTCGTCCACGCGTTCGACCCCGATGCGGGCAGCGTGCAACTGGCAGGGCAGGATCTACGCAGCCTGGCGTCGCAGGCATTGCGTTCACGGCTCGCCTACCTGACCCAGCACACCGAGCTCTTTCATGCGTCACTGCGTGACAATCTGCAACTGGGATTGCCTGTTGATCATGATCTTGAGGAAGCAGCCGTCGAACGTGCCCTATTGCAGGCGCTATGGATCGTCGATCTGGATGGCTGGGCGCGCGAACTGCCGCACGGGCTCGAGACCTGGGTCGGCGAAGCCGGGCGCCAGCTTTCCGGCGGACAGGCACGCCGGGTGGCGCTGGCCCGGGTGATCCTCCGCGATGCACCGCTGGTATTGCTCGACGAACCGCTGGCGGGACTGGATGCCGCCACGGCGGCGACGGTGGCCGAACGTCTCGACACCTGGCTCGACGGGCGCACTGTGGTGATGTTCGCCCACCGCCGCGACGCCCTACCGCGTTGCGATAGGGCGTTAGTGCTATAA
- a CDS encoding carbon starvation CstA family protein: MNAIWIAIFGAVCFVMGYRFYSKFIAERIYRLDPDFQTPAHTYQDGVDYVPTNKWILWGHHFTSVAGAAPIVGPAIAIYWGWLPAILWVVLGTVFAAGVHDFGAVVLSNRHKGHSVGTLANKLIGQRAKLLFLFIILILVLMLNAVFAWVIAKLFITFPASVLSVFIQIPLAVWIGYRVYRHSGSMLLPSVIALAVMYGAALLASEVPILQLDLVSWFGGGDTEVIGNFDATSMAFLVWIVVLMVYVYIASTLPVWKLLQPRDYINSHQLVVGLALLYLGLLFGAPEMTAPSVNGEAEVSWYPLLFITIACGAISGFHGLVASGTTSKQLDKETDARMIGYGGALGEGMLAMIAIIAVGTLFASGTDFTATYSSFSAAGSNGLGSFVKGAGQLAGNLGIPEHMGSTLVAVIVVSFAATTLDTAVRLMRYIIAELGNEYGMPVIARKHVATSIAVITSAALVILPEGPNGFGSGGYLLWPLFGTSNQLLAGITLMLVSVWLKRQGRPVVFTLVPMLFLLVMTLWAMAQQVIFTWSGFGDADRNLLLFTFGSLIMVFTLWILLEASRSFRQGPTASQESLSSDDAR, encoded by the coding sequence ATGAACGCTATCTGGATCGCTATTTTTGGCGCCGTGTGTTTCGTGATGGGCTATCGTTTCTACTCGAAGTTCATCGCCGAACGCATTTACCGGCTTGACCCCGATTTCCAAACGCCCGCTCACACTTATCAAGATGGCGTCGACTATGTGCCCACCAACAAGTGGATTCTGTGGGGCCACCACTTTACCTCAGTGGCTGGCGCAGCCCCCATCGTGGGGCCGGCCATCGCCATCTACTGGGGCTGGCTACCGGCCATCTTGTGGGTCGTGCTAGGGACCGTGTTCGCAGCCGGCGTGCATGACTTTGGCGCGGTAGTGCTTTCCAATCGCCACAAAGGGCACTCGGTCGGCACACTAGCCAACAAACTGATCGGCCAACGCGCCAAACTATTGTTCCTGTTCATCATCTTGATCCTGGTATTGATGCTCAATGCGGTCTTCGCCTGGGTCATCGCCAAGCTGTTCATCACCTTCCCCGCTAGCGTGCTCTCGGTGTTCATCCAGATACCGCTGGCGGTGTGGATCGGCTACCGCGTCTATCGCCACTCCGGATCGATGCTCCTGCCCTCGGTCATCGCCCTCGCCGTCATGTATGGCGCAGCGCTCCTGGCCAGCGAGGTCCCCATACTTCAACTCGATCTGGTCAGTTGGTTCGGTGGCGGTGACACCGAGGTGATAGGTAACTTCGATGCCACCTCGATGGCCTTTTTGGTATGGATCGTAGTGTTGATGGTGTATGTGTATATCGCTTCGACACTCCCCGTCTGGAAGCTGTTGCAGCCGCGCGATTATATCAACTCGCACCAGCTCGTCGTCGGCCTGGCGCTTTTGTATCTGGGGCTACTTTTTGGTGCGCCGGAAATGACCGCGCCCAGCGTCAACGGCGAAGCCGAAGTCAGTTGGTATCCGCTACTGTTCATCACCATCGCCTGCGGGGCGATTTCAGGCTTCCATGGCTTGGTCGCCTCGGGCACCACATCCAAGCAGCTCGATAAAGAAACCGACGCCCGCATGATCGGTTATGGTGGTGCCCTGGGCGAAGGCATGCTGGCGATGATCGCGATCATCGCCGTGGGTACCTTGTTCGCCTCCGGCACCGATTTCACTGCGACCTACTCGAGCTTTTCCGCGGCCGGCTCCAATGGGCTCGGTTCGTTCGTGAAAGGCGCCGGGCAACTCGCCGGCAACCTCGGCATTCCCGAGCACATGGGCTCGACCCTGGTCGCGGTGATCGTGGTCAGCTTCGCCGCCACCACCCTGGATACCGCCGTACGTCTGATGCGTTACATCATCGCCGAACTGGGTAACGAATACGGTATGCCAGTGATCGCTCGCAAGCATGTCGCGACCAGCATCGCCGTCATTACCAGCGCGGCGTTGGTGATTCTGCCGGAAGGCCCCAATGGCTTCGGCTCGGGCGGTTATCTGCTATGGCCGCTGTTCGGTACCAGTAACCAGTTGCTGGCCGGTATCACGCTAATGCTGGTCTCGGTATGGCTCAAACGTCAGGGGCGCCCGGTGGTCTTCACCCTGGTGCCGATGCTATTCCTGCTGGTCATGACACTGTGGGCCATGGCACAGCAAGTGATCTTCACCTGGTCGGGCTTCGGCGATGCCGACCGCAACTTGCTGCTGTTCACCTTTGGCAGCTTGATCATGGTGTTCACGCTATGGATCCTGCTCGAGGCCTCGCGCAGCTTCCGCCAGGGCCCGACAGCCTCGCAAGAGTCGTTGAGTTCCGATGACGCGCGCTGA
- the cydB gene encoding cytochrome d ubiquinol oxidase subunit II — MEMFDLSLIWAVIIAFGVIMYVLMDGFDLGLGILFPFAPDEDARDVMMNSVAPVWDGNETWLVLGGAGLIGAFPLVYSILLPAMYIGVFLMLAGLIFRGVAFEFRFKSRRTRNWWNAAFAGGSFVAAFAQGAVVGAYIEGFETADRVFTGGALDWLTPFSVITGLGLVAGYALLGATWLVLKSEGHVRDWARGLIPKLLVGVVVVFAVVSLWTPWIDPGVWERWFDHMQVIWLLPALALACVIGIYAANRKGRELMAFLLTLGMFIFTYLGLLVSRWPYVIPPDYTLWDAASAPESQFFLLIGVLFVVPIILTYTAWSYWVFRGKVRVGDGYH; from the coding sequence ATGGAAATGTTCGATCTCTCGTTGATCTGGGCCGTCATCATCGCCTTTGGCGTGATCATGTACGTGCTCATGGATGGTTTCGACCTGGGGCTGGGGATCCTGTTTCCCTTCGCCCCGGACGAAGATGCGCGTGACGTGATGATGAATTCCGTCGCGCCGGTATGGGACGGCAACGAGACTTGGCTGGTACTGGGGGGAGCCGGGCTGATCGGGGCCTTCCCGCTGGTCTATTCGATCTTGCTGCCGGCGATGTACATCGGGGTCTTCCTGATGCTGGCGGGCTTGATCTTTCGTGGCGTGGCCTTCGAGTTCCGCTTCAAGTCGCGGCGCACGCGTAACTGGTGGAACGCAGCCTTTGCCGGTGGCTCCTTCGTGGCGGCTTTCGCCCAGGGCGCCGTGGTGGGGGCCTATATCGAAGGCTTCGAAACCGCCGATCGTGTATTCACCGGGGGCGCGCTCGACTGGCTGACGCCATTTTCGGTGATTACCGGCCTTGGCCTGGTGGCCGGCTATGCATTGCTCGGCGCGACCTGGCTGGTGCTCAAGTCCGAGGGCCATGTGCGTGACTGGGCGCGTGGCCTGATCCCCAAGTTGCTCGTCGGGGTCGTGGTCGTCTTCGCCGTCGTCAGCCTGTGGACGCCATGGATCGATCCTGGCGTCTGGGAACGCTGGTTCGACCACATGCAGGTGATCTGGCTGCTGCCGGCGCTAGCCTTGGCCTGCGTGATCGGCATCTATGCCGCCAACCGCAAGGGGCGTGAGTTGATGGCATTCCTGCTCACTCTGGGGATGTTCATCTTTACCTATCTGGGGCTGCTGGTGAGTCGCTGGCCGTATGTCATTCCGCCGGACTACACCTTGTGGGATGCCGCTTCGGCACCTGAGTCGCAGTTCTTCCTGCTGATCGGCGTGCTGTTCGTGGTGCCCATCATTCTGACCTACACCGCCTGGTCGTACTGGGTATTCCGCGGCAAGGTGCGTGTCGGCGACGGGTATCACTGA
- a CDS encoding cory-CC-star protein — protein sequence MTRADDERTASAGWRTRIKRLIEGYDAVLSLQHRREIVRELQDEEDLFMLLCFCDMMGIPNPVGDMTLELYPYMLERFHEWHKRQGMPRSPLDGFRCC from the coding sequence ATGACGCGCGCTGATGACGAACGAACCGCGTCCGCCGGTTGGCGGACGCGGATCAAACGACTCATCGAGGGCTACGACGCGGTGCTGAGCCTTCAGCACCGCCGTGAGATCGTCCGCGAGCTGCAGGATGAAGAAGATCTTTTCATGCTGCTGTGCTTCTGCGACATGATGGGGATTCCCAACCCCGTCGGCGACATGACCCTGGAGCTTTACCCCTACATGCTCGAACGCTTTCACGAGTGGCATAAGCGCCAGGGCATGCCCCGCTCACCCCTGGATGGTTTTCGCTGCTGCTGA
- the glpK gene encoding glycerol kinase GlpK, with the protein MSNEKKYVLAIDQGTTSSRAMLFDHDGQIAGIAQREFEQIFPQPGWVEHNPRDIMTSVLTTLTEVINNTQVDVSEIAGIGITNQRETTVVWDKHTGQPVYNAIVWQSRHSAEICDELREAGHAQMVRDKTGLVIDAYFSGTKLKWIFDNVDGVKEKADNGDLLFGTIDSWLVWNLTGGDVHVTDVTNASRTMMFNIRNRQWDPELLELFGVPESMLPEVKSCSEVYGKVLPKYFFGNELPIAGMAGDQQAALFGQACFKPGMAKNTYGTGCFTLMNTGPEATASENGLLTTVAWEIDGQLEYALEGSVFVAGSVIQWLRDGLRMLGKSSDSEAYAERAGDNDGVYLVPAFTGLGAPYWDSNVRGAMFGLSRGTSKEHFIRAAVESMAYQSADVLHAMQADAGLDLTELRADGGAIANDFLAQFQADILGVDVLRCAINETTALGAAYLAGLALGFWESREQIAKQWAMDRRFTPAMSVEKRDELYAGWKHAVKATMGFHVAS; encoded by the coding sequence ATGAGCAATGAAAAGAAATACGTACTCGCGATCGACCAAGGCACGACCAGTTCCCGCGCAATGCTGTTCGACCATGACGGTCAGATCGCCGGCATTGCCCAGCGCGAGTTCGAGCAGATCTTCCCGCAGCCGGGCTGGGTGGAGCACAACCCGCGCGACATCATGACCAGCGTGCTGACGACGCTTACCGAGGTGATCAACAACACCCAGGTCGATGTCTCGGAGATTGCCGGCATCGGCATTACCAACCAGCGCGAAACCACCGTCGTCTGGGACAAGCACACCGGCCAGCCGGTCTATAACGCCATCGTCTGGCAATCACGTCATTCGGCCGAGATCTGTGATGAGCTGCGTGAAGCCGGGCATGCACAGATGGTCCGCGACAAGACCGGGCTGGTCATCGATGCGTATTTCTCGGGCACCAAACTCAAATGGATCTTCGATAATGTCGACGGCGTCAAGGAAAAAGCCGACAACGGCGACCTGCTGTTTGGCACTATCGATTCCTGGCTCGTCTGGAACCTGACCGGCGGTGACGTGCATGTCACCGACGTTACCAATGCGTCGCGCACGATGATGTTCAACATCCGCAATCGCCAATGGGACCCGGAACTCCTTGAGTTGTTCGGCGTGCCCGAATCGATGCTGCCTGAGGTCAAATCCTGCAGTGAAGTCTACGGCAAGGTGCTGCCGAAATATTTCTTCGGCAATGAACTGCCGATCGCCGGCATGGCCGGTGACCAACAAGCCGCCCTGTTCGGCCAGGCCTGCTTCAAACCCGGTATGGCCAAGAACACCTATGGCACGGGCTGCTTCACGCTGATGAATACCGGACCGGAAGCCACGGCTTCTGAAAACGGCCTGCTCACGACCGTCGCCTGGGAGATAGACGGCCAGCTCGAATACGCCCTGGAAGGCAGTGTGTTCGTGGCCGGTTCGGTGATCCAGTGGCTGCGCGACGGCCTGCGCATGCTGGGCAAGTCTTCCGATTCAGAAGCCTATGCCGAGCGCGCTGGCGACAACGACGGCGTCTACCTCGTACCGGCATTCACTGGTCTGGGCGCGCCCTACTGGGACTCCAACGTACGCGGCGCGATGTTCGGCCTGTCGCGCGGCACGAGCAAAGAACATTTCATTCGTGCGGCGGTGGAATCCATGGCCTACCAGAGCGCGGACGTTCTCCACGCCATGCAGGCCGATGCCGGTCTCGATCTCACCGAACTGCGTGCCGACGGTGGCGCCATCGCCAACGATTTCCTCGCCCAGTTTCAGGCCGACATCCTGGGCGTGGATGTGCTGCGTTGCGCGATCAACGAGACCACCGCATTGGGCGCAGCTTACCTGGCCGGCCTAGCACTTGGCTTCTGGGAGTCACGTGAGCAGATTGCCAAGCAATGGGCCATGGACCGCCGCTTCACACCCGCGATGAGCGTGGAAAAACGCGACGAGCTCTATGCGGGTTGGAAGCATGCCGTCAAAGCCACCATGGGCTTTCATGTCGCCTCATAA
- a CDS encoding ArsA family ATPase: protein MAKSLFFGGKGGVGKTSCATAYALSCADAGWNTLLVSTDPAHNLADLFGRQPGPTPTRMRPGLDVVELDPDHETKRYLDQVKANIKPMVSGERSAAVFRQLDLARHAPGTEEAALFDALVGLLLDTGQHYDRLIFDTAPGGHTVRLLALPEIMGAWVDGLMQRRHKVRNDYKAWLGDGEVVDDPIQEVLMRRRGRLAAAREHLTCPAHSAMILVANPERLPALETARTRDLLETNGLNVGAVVINKCLPTTVDSQWLANWREEQRPWIEQLETSFADRICIRIEHQPHAPASIEDLRPLCDALGDLSPWHAHA, encoded by the coding sequence ATGGCCAAAAGCCTTTTTTTCGGCGGCAAGGGCGGCGTCGGCAAGACCAGCTGTGCGACCGCTTACGCGCTAAGCTGCGCGGATGCCGGATGGAACACCCTGCTGGTGTCCACCGACCCCGCCCACAACCTGGCCGATCTATTCGGCCGCCAACCCGGCCCGACGCCAACGCGCATGCGCCCTGGCCTGGATGTCGTCGAACTCGACCCCGACCATGAGACGAAACGCTATCTGGACCAGGTCAAGGCCAATATCAAGCCCATGGTGAGCGGCGAACGCAGCGCGGCGGTATTCCGCCAGCTCGACTTGGCCCGCCATGCCCCGGGCACCGAGGAAGCCGCCCTGTTCGACGCCCTGGTCGGCCTGTTGCTCGATACCGGGCAACACTATGACCGCTTGATTTTCGACACCGCGCCAGGCGGCCATACCGTGCGTTTGCTCGCGCTACCGGAGATCATGGGGGCCTGGGTGGACGGCTTGATGCAACGTCGCCATAAGGTGCGCAACGATTACAAGGCCTGGCTTGGGGACGGCGAAGTGGTCGATGATCCCATCCAGGAGGTACTGATGCGCCGCCGGGGGCGTCTCGCCGCCGCTCGCGAGCACCTGACCTGCCCTGCGCACTCGGCGATGATTTTGGTCGCCAACCCGGAACGCCTGCCAGCGCTGGAAACCGCGCGCACGCGTGACCTGTTGGAAACCAACGGCCTGAATGTGGGCGCGGTGGTCATCAACAAATGCCTGCCCACGACGGTCGATAGTCAATGGCTCGCCAATTGGCGCGAGGAGCAACGCCCGTGGATCGAGCAGCTCGAGACGTCATTCGCGGATCGCATATGCATACGTATCGAACATCAGCCCCACGCACCCGCCTCGATCGAAGACCTACGCCCGCTCTGCGATGCCCTTGGCGATCTCTCACCCTGGCACGCGCACGCCTGA